The genomic interval ATCTGTATCAAACATGCAGGCTACAATCGAAAATGCTGCTCCATTTCTTTAAAATTGTTGTAATTTACTCCTTCAAAGCTAAAAAAAAGTGCTGGAAAAAGTGGTTAACGTGTTTGAGCTACCTAAATTGCTCCTTGTATTGATCTCCATGGAAGTGAGAGACATGGAAAGGCATGTTGGAGTCAGCATCTGAAGCTAACACAAATTGAGAAATGGTTCCCAAGAACGTAACCACTACCAGTGCTAAAAGAACAATTAAGGGAAGAAAACGAATTTCAATTATTGTTGAAAATGTCTGATGCCATTCTATCACATGTAACTTGGTTGTCCATGTCTAGTTATAGGAGAGGCAATGCCTTATGTGTATTTATAGAGGAAAACGCTACCCATCCCGCCCTTAAGTCCCGTTCGGACATCCCGCTCGACGTGTCAATACACGTTGCAAATGAAATAGAGTAAAATAAAGACACGTTGTGATTTTAAAACACAACGGACCCGAACCCGCGCGAACCCATCTCCACTTCACAAGCATCCACTTCGCAAGCAGCCTTCGCGAGCAGAACCCATTCGGACCAGCCATTGCTGCCGAGCTCCCGAGCTCCATCTCCGACCTCATCTCCCCTCCCTCCATCTCCGacctcattttccttttcttttttttttcctccccgCGCTCTCTCTGCTTCTCCCTCACCTGTCTACCCCGTTCGGCACAGCCATCTCCCCCAGCCCCACGAGTTCCAGCCCCACCAGTCTCTCAGCCATCTCTCCAACGGATCGGACCCAAGATATAGTGTTTTTGTTTCCCTTTCTGAGTTTCCTCTGCTCTGCAATTGATGTCCgaaggttttgtttgttttttttgtttttttgtttttttttttttgtggtttgtctgggatttgttttttcttctaagttaTGTTGCTCTAGTCTTGTTGTGATCTCTATGTATTGTACtaaggaatgaaaataaaattgaaagatgGAGAAATTTGTGAAACAAGAACTTGCACTTTACATGTTTGTTAAAATGTCTCTATGAAAATCGAAATGGATTGGGTAAACTAGAAGTTAACCCTTCAAGCTAGCTGATGAATTTCAAGACTTATGGAATTGCAGGAATAGATGGTAgctagtcattttaaaaaatttagttgATGATAGACATATGAATCCTTTGCTTGATCTTTTTTATGCCAAATTTAGTTTATGCCAatgctttattttaatatccttGTTTCACATGTTGTATATTTGCAGAGAATTTGAATGTTGCAATGGATGCCGATatagaattttcaaataatgaGTGTGATGAGGTAGAAATTGATAAGGAGATTGGAGGTGATGAAACAATTGAAGAACCTACGGTTGGAATGCAATTTTCATCTGTAGAAGAAGTGCATGCTTATTATATGAAGTATGGTAAGAAGAAAGGGTTTGGGGTATccaaaaagaatattagacaGGATGACGATGGGACAGTAAGATGGTTTTGCTTGGCATGCTCGCGAGGAGGCACATTGAAGAGTACGGTTGCCAATGTTATGAAACCAAGACAAACTGTAAAGATGGGATGTAAGGCTAGAATTAATGCGGTATTAAATGTTGAAGGTGGATATACTATATCTAAGGTGATATTGGATCACACCCATGCCTGTAGTCCGGGGAAGGCAAGACATTTCAGATGCTTTAAGAAGGTTGATGCTCGTGTTGCTAAGAGGCTTGAAATAAATGACGAGGCAGGTATAAGGttgtccaaaaattttaagTCTTTGGTTGTTGAGGCGGGAGGTTATGAGAATGTAACATTCGGGGAGAAGGAGTGTCGAAACTACATTGACAAAGCACGACGACTTCGCCTCGGGGTTGGAGGTGGTGTAGCTCTATGTAACTATTTCGAAgatatgcaaaaaagaaatccggagttttattataagattgacATTGACAATGAGATGCGGttaaagaatgtgttttgggcagCGTCAGGAGTAGAGCTGTGTATGAATCATTCGGGAATGTGATTACATTTGATACAACATATCTAACTAATGCGTATAAAATGCCTTTTGTACCGTTTGTGGGTGTGAACCACCATGGACagttaactaatatataatatcattatgGATTGGACAGTCAATCCAATGAGGACGCAACTACATTTGAGTGGTTGTTTCAGTCATGGTTGCAGTGTATGAATAACCAACCGCCAAATGCAATCATCACAGACCATGACAAGGCCATGAAAATTGCAATATCGAGGGTGTTTCCAACTTTTAGGCATCGATTCTGCTTGtggcatataatgaaaaaacttcCTGAGAAATTTGGCTCACATTGTCAATACGGGGAAATCAAGAGTACCATACATAGATGCGTATATGACTCTTTCAGTCAGCATGAGTTTGATGAACATTGGTGCCGTATGCTCGATACATATGATTTGCATAAGAATGCATGGTTAGTATCACTGTATAGTGATCGACATTATTGGGGGCCAGCCTATGTTAGAGACACATTCTGGGCAGGAATGTCAACCACACAGCGAAGTGAAGgaatgaatgcattttttgacgACTACGTTCACTCTAGAACTACTCTGAAGCAATTTGTTGACCAGTATGATTCGGCCCTTAGGAGGAAGGTAGAGAATGAAGTAATTGCTAACTTCAATTCCTTTAACACGGACATTTCGTGCATAAGTCGTTATCCTCTTGAGAAGCAATTCCAAAGTGCATATACTTTTGCTAAATTCAAGGAGATACAAGAGGAATTGCAAGGATTTCTATATTTGACTACTAAGGAGATGGGGTGTGAGGATGGTAGATATATGTTCGTTGTTGTGGATGAGGTTCAAATTGGTAATGACTTATTAAAACGTGTAACCTTTAATGTGGAAGTTGATCAAGATCCCATTGATGTGAAATACAGTTGtaaattatttgagtttagggATATTTTGTGTAGACACGCTCTCCATGTCTTAACTCAAATGGGCCAACATACAGTACCATCAAAATACATCTTGGATCGGTGGAGGAAAGATATTAAGCGAAAACACACCTTCGTGAAAAGTAGGTATGACACTACTAGCATCGACGATGCACGAAGGTACGATAGGATCCAAGATTGTTTCTATGAACTGTGTTCCAATGCTTCAAAGGCTGAGAGCAGTTGTGTTAAATTGATTAGTCAGATAGAACAGTTGAAGACACAGTACCCTGGTATCGCTGATCATGATACTAGCAACACAGTTGATACAGCTCCTTCGACGGAGGCTTCAACCCCTAGAGTTCTTAGTCATTTGGTAGTTCGGAGTAAAGGAAGACCACCGTCTAAGAGAAAAGTGCACCCCACTGAGAAGAGTATTAAGAAATCCAGTACGAAAAGGCGATTGCACAATAACCAAGCTGaggttcatttttattaattttgaatactAAATTTACGAtttacttgttttttatttaatttatttttaatttatacttttaGCACTAGGATCAACAAAGTCAAGTTTGGACACATGCGCCGGACTTTTTTTCAACTCCTTCGACTGCTCATCACTCACAGGTAATGTAaaactgaaatattttgaaaatcttttTAGTGAATTGTGTTGACACTGACAAGATTTTTTATGCCTTTATAGGACAACATTACAGAGGCTTTCCATCAGGACTTCAGTGCTTTTTGATTGATAGATACAATGAGACAAATTTGTACTTGGGATATTATTGGACCCGTTTTTGTATTGACGTGTTTAGatcattaattgtaattttgggATTGTATTAAACCTGTTTTTGTATTGACGTAGTTAGATCATTACTTCTAATATTGGGATTGTATTGAACCTGTTTTTGTAATCGTCATTTTTATAATAGTTTCTTGATGCAATATCATAATCATACTCATGACATTGAAATTACTTCAAAACAAGCCTAAACAAAGTACCCATGATATTGAAATTAACTTCAAAGATTACATATTGTCTTACCATTTCCCTGCAAATAAGCCTAAACAAAGTACCCATGACATTGAAATTAACTTCAAAGATTATATATTGTCTTAgcatttcctcccaaaaaataAGCTTAAACAAAGTACCCATGACATTGAAATTACTAAAACTACAATGACTCTCTCAACATTTCTCTTGCGCCTCTCAATCTCCGTTTCTAGTCGATGTCGAGTTGTTTGGACATCCATTGCTAGTTGTATCTTTTCAATTTCGGTTTTTAAACGGTTGATTTTCTTCTCGCCATATGGTGGTATTTCTGGGTTATACCAACAAAAATATCCGCAAGAATGCCCAGCTTGCAAAATCAGCCAACACATTAGGAAACAAGGATTACCATTCACTTCTCAGCAAACAAGATTTAGATTTGAGATACCTGAAAGTTTTGACAACTGAAAAATCGACGCCAGTCATTATCCTCTGTATGTGCAGTTCATCTGCATGCTTTAATACCACAAAAGCATATTGGGTATTCATTTTGACAAGAGTTCTTTGAGCGTGAGATATTGCTAGTGCTACAACGTGCTTCCAACATTGTAGAATATCTAGTCTCGTGcaggaatatgaagacaacacATCTAGCttattaattgaataaatagtAGACAACACATCTAGCTTATAAATTAACATCAACTAATAAAAAACACGAATCTATTTGGCAACACGAATTAACATCAGcaaataaacaacaaatctAGCTTATAAATtaagtgaataataaaattaaaagaaaactagcATCCACTagcatgtactttttttttttatatttggtgGGAGTTCTAGGATTCCTTTAAGTTTCTTGCAATCCTCCAAGATCAGGATATTCAAAGCATCAAATGTTCTTACGCTTGTTAGAAGGCTAACAATATCAGTCCCTGCAAGATCTATTTCTTGCAATGTCGAATTACAATTAAGTGTTAAAAAGAAATCCAATTTTGATATGGCAGAGTTCTTAAAGATTGAAAACTTCCAGTGCTGGAAAAACTATTGACGAAAATGGAGTAAGATTTGAATAATCATAAGCATAAAGTTCCCTTACGTGCTTAAAATTGAAACATACTGCTTGGTAAATGCATAAGATGTTTATAGCCTCCTAAATTCAAAATGCGAAGCCCACTGAGGTTCCCAGCAGATGGAGGCAATCGGTTTTCACAGAGACATTTTAACAAACATGTAAAGTGCAAGTTCTTGTTTCACAAATTTCTCcatctttccattttatttcccTTCTTTAGTACAATACATAGAGATCATAACAAGACTAGAGCAACATATCTCAGAAGAAAATACAAATCCTAgacaaaccacaaaaaaaaaaaacaaacaaaaccttcGAACATCAATTGCAGAGCAGGGGAAACTGAGAAAGGGAAACAAAAACACCATACCTTGGGTCCGATCCGTCGGAGAGATGGCAAAGAGACTGGTGGGGCTGGAACTCATGGGGCTGGGGGAGATGGCTGCGCCGAACGGGGTAGACGGTTGAGGGAGAAGCAGAGAGCGcggggaggaaaaaaaaaaggaaaatgaggtCGGAGATGGAGGGAGGGGAGATGAGGTCGAGATGGAGGGAGGGAGCTCGGCATCGATGGCTGGTCCAAACGGGTTCTGCTCGTGAAGGTTGCTTGCGAAGTGGATGCTTGCAAAGTGGAGATGGGTTCGCGCGGGTTCGGGTCCGTTGTGTTTTAAAATCACAACGTGTCTTTATTTTACTCTATTTCATTTGCAACGTGTATTGACACGTCGAGCGGAATGTCCAAACGGGACTTAAGGGCGGGATGGGTAGCGTTTTCCATTTATATAATCCTCGTGATCCAAAGTTCCCTTTGTGTTTcctttatataatatttggCCATTTGATCTAATAGCACAAACCTTGAAGTTTTGACCATGGCGGGAAGCCTTGCTTCTTGTGGGACAAAGAAAAGGCAGGGTATAGGGCTGCTAATGTTATCGACTAAGGAAGCCTCAAACcatgttttttcccttttgaatttcattttcattaattttatattctgGGCTGCATTTCTCATCTCCCGATGTCATAGTAGCAATTCGAGTACTATTGCTGTCTGACGATTAAAAAGAGTTCGTGCATTTGGATGTTTTAGCTATTATGAATGTACAGTACATACAGTTCAAGttgattctttttttccccctttctcaattggtttttttttctgtttttgtggAAAATAgatgaaattattaatatttctgtCATCCTTCATTGTAGTTTCTGTCCTATTTGACATTATGGTCTTTTTACTATCCAGTTTATAGGGGCAACAATGGGCTCATCAGAACTACAGATACAAACTGAAAATGGTCAAATTGGCATGCCAAGTAATATCTATTGTGTTTTTGTGGAATATCTGCCTGGGGGTGCTCTGAAATCTTACCTCATAAAAAACAGGAGAAGGAAGCTAGCTTTTAAGGTCGTCATCCAGCTTACACTAGATCTTGCTAGGGGGTACCCACCATTTGTATCTTGCTCAGTGTTTGCAATTCTTTTGTTCTTCATAATACTGTGGTTTCCagttcaaaagaaaacaaagattcAGAAAAAGACAGGCTGCCATCTCTATTTATGCTCTGAGTAGACCAAGTACTCTTTCTGATCTCTTCTTGTTTTGGCTTAACATCACACAAATCACTTTTATAACACTCTTTCTTCTACCTTCTTGGGCTTTTTTGCTATCTTTGTAGGTTTTTCAAGccaagatcacataaaataGTACTGAAATGACACCAAGCTTTCCAGAAGTACACCAAGCTAACTCATTCATGCCCAGAGCCTCCCTGATCCGCTACTGGAGCAAGCGCATCTCCAACAACCTCCCGAAACCACTCTTCCTTCTGTCCAAAGCTTCCCCTCTCAATGCAATCGACTCCGCCATTCTTACCAAACCCGCCACCCAAAACTCCCTCCCTGCACACCTCGATACCTTATGCTCCTTAGCCAACTTGTACTGTACCTTCAACTCCTCGAGCATAGTGCTGTGACAAAGACGCCAACTTTGATGTCTACTCCAACAAAGGCTTCGCCGACTACGGCTCTTCTCGTCGAGGTGGCATCTACTCTTTCAAGAATTACTCCGATGGGCTGAACGACCCTGGTGACTAGTTCAAGAAGTACAGCGGAGCCTCCACTGCCCACAGCGAAGCATTCACCAATTACGCAAACAACGCAAATGTTTTCACCAATTACACAAACAACGCAAATGTTGCTTACTCCAACTTCACCAGCTACGGCTCATGAGCCACCGGCAGCTCCGGGGAGTTTAAGAACTACGACAAACTCGTCAACGTTCCGAATCTCCGATTCACAAACTAAGAGTTTGACGCTAACAATCACaaactttctttctcaagctATAGCAATGATACGAACTCGGGTTCCTATTGAAGTTAATTTATGTTTTCCagaaactcttttgttttctaGTTTACTATTATTAGTGTTTGTTCTTGTTAGCTATTTTTGGGAAGTTGTATTTCAATCAACGAATTTGTGAGTCTCAATGTAATAGTATAAGTATGTGattaaagtgaaatgaaaagGCAGAACCATAGAATCAATCTGTGAACAACTGGGTTGAGGTTTCTTAAgaatttcctctatttttctctgCTTGCTTCTTTGTTTAAAACCAACAATTGGCATAAGAGCTAACCAGGTTCACCTGAGGGTCGAAAATGGCTGCCTTTGGAGCAACAACATCAGTTCCTATTTTCAGTGGTGAAAACTACAATTATTGGAGCATTAAAATGAAGACTTTTTTCCTATCTCAAGATCTATGGGATGTAGTGGAAAAGGGAGTGACAACACCAGTAGAAGGAGTCTCGGATTCAACTCAAAGCAAGCAAGAAAGCACCAAGGATGCAAGAGCTTTATTCTTCCTGTAGCAGGCAGTCTCTGAATCAATATTTTCAAGATTGATGAGGGCCAACACTTGAAAGGGATCATGGGAGATTATGCAGTCAAAATTTCAAGGAAATGCTAAGGGAAAACTCATTAAATTTCAAGGTTTAAGGAGagagtttgaaattttgaaacttCAAGCTTTATTCAAATCCGTGCTCATGGTGAAGAGGTGACTGATCAAAGGATGgttcaaaaaattttaattatcttaCCCGAGAAGTATGATCATATAGTAGCAGCCATTGAAGAGTCTAAAGACCTGCAAACACTTTCAGTTACTGAATTAATGGGATCTCTTCAAGCCCATGAACAAAGATTGGCTAAAAGGAATGATGGTAAAGAAGACTCAAAATTATAACAAGCAGTATAAGAGCCACATCGTTTGAGACAGCCAAGTTTGATGTGGAGAAGTTcactagaaaaaataattttggtttaTGGAAAATCAAGATGCGAGCTCTTCTTGTTCAACAAGGTCTGCAGGATGCACTTCTTAGAGAAAAGAATATGGGATCTTTATCAAACAAGGAGAAGACTAAGATCTTGCAGAAGGCTCACTGCACCATAAATTTGTCTCCTGGTGATAAGGTTTTGAGAGAGGTTGTGATATGAATTCGTGGGaatagaatcccttgaacccacaattaatttgaaaactcatccaagaaagtcaaaatcaagtcgatggatggagaatttagactcgttgagaacttgtttcaagaatctagattatattaaaatctagacccgttgaagaacttgtctcaagaacccagattacaaggaggaacgccacgaaggttgtgatttacctttgataagttcaaaagttcaatcaaaaACAAGAGgaataaactcaactcacaatgaacaaatttcataaaactgattaaaataaggctacaaagagtatttaaagcaaaacctaattaaaaccctagccaaaataaatatccatcttccaaaaatgcccttGAGTGATTAGTGTCATGTCTACAATACTCGGCTACattaacttcttgaaaccctagttcaacaaaataataatttttctaatatgcTCTTGAGTAGGCTCCCCCTTAAgtcattctcataataaactcaattattctaaactaataaaataagtcttttaaatgaattaaacaagttgaaagctttcaagtATAAAGTCTTTAAGTCATTTTGTTGCgttcttccatagcttgtatcaaatgaatcaaaacttgATCTTCATACATCAAGCCCATATTAAATGTtaggctcttgctagactcgtcccaagtggattgcaccaatctttGCATTGCCTCATTGATCTTTTTGGCTCTTGATCCTGTAATTGGccccatttggaacttgcaaatgatctttaagactaggtccatcttggtgcccatcattcaccatttcctcaaaatgattcgacctcAAATCTCTACCtgcatcaaagggaaaaaagttagtaacattgaaaataacataaacatgatacttacctgtaagatccacttgatatgcattattattaatttgttcaagaatttggaaaagtccatccaagctattcctgtcatcaacaggtaaagttattaaatttaaaggaataaatggattaagtctataaacaattttaaaaggtgaaaatttagtaataGTATGAACACTCcgattatatgcaaactcaatgaatgactaACAATACTCTCACAAATGTTCATGgaacacatctaaagtcttcctcacaccaaaatgaccactccaattatatgcaaactcaaagaaatgcaaatgatactcctacaaacgttcatgcagcaagtcaatgaatgacaaatgatactcccacaaacgttcatgcaacatgtataaaatcttctttacacaaaaatgatccatcaAATCAAATCCATGTACAAACAACTCACGCATAAGACTAGTAGGCTCACAAAATCTATTTCctttaaacaaataccaatctagtctatagaattgaccaaatgatgctttctcatgTACTCCATA from Juglans regia cultivar Chandler chromosome 2, Walnut 2.0, whole genome shotgun sequence carries:
- the LOC108988467 gene encoding protein FAR1-RELATED SEQUENCE 5-like, whose amino-acid sequence is MNNQPPNAIITDHDKAMKIAISRVFPTFRHRFCLWHIMKKLPEKFGSHCQYGEIKSTIHRCVYDSFSQHEFDEHWCRMLDTYDLHKNAWLVSLYSDRHYWGPAYVRDTFWAGMSTTQRSEGMNAFFDDYVHSRTTLKQFVDQYDSALRRKVENEVIANFNSFNTDISCISRYPLEKQFQSAYTFAKFKEIQEELQGFLYLTTKEMGCEDGRYMFVVVDEVQIGNDLLKRVTFNVEVDQDPIDVKYSCKLFEFRDILCRHALHVLTQMGQHTVPSKYILDRWRKDIKRKHTFVKSRYDTTSIDDARRINKVKFGHMRRTFFQLLRLLITHRTTLQRLSIRTSVLFD